From Humisphaera borealis, the proteins below share one genomic window:
- the eno gene encoding phosphopyruvate hydratase → MPIIERIVAREILDSRGRPTVAVTCGLRGGAVASASVPSGASTGAAEALELRDGDPARYRGLGCRKAVANVDGPIAKAILGQMLPDQISLDTLLIDLDGTPNKSKLGANAILAVSLAFARACAAERKVPLYQHFADMIGQPLRTLPRPTINLFSGGKHAGGQMPIQDILLVPTAATIDQCLADTFAVFYAAADLTSSRYQTRPLRADEGGLAPPFASIDDALTDAVESIRRAKLEPGKDVGIALDVASSHFFDHGFYNVGVADPRTPQGAGAHGGVPAAQPVDSLGMIEIVRAWVRKFPIVSVEDALAEEDWGHWPALKDAIGKSSLVLGDDFLCTNPRRIRMATDGGCCSALLLKVNQIGTLTEAAEARRLAKDAGWMVTVSARSGETEDNWLADLAVAWGDQIKIGSITQSERLAKYNRLLEIEAETGLPVVKWPG, encoded by the coding sequence ATGCCCATCATCGAACGCATCGTCGCCCGAGAGATCCTCGACAGCCGTGGCCGACCGACGGTCGCCGTCACCTGTGGTTTGCGTGGCGGCGCGGTCGCCTCGGCATCGGTGCCGTCGGGCGCTTCCACCGGAGCGGCCGAGGCGCTGGAACTTCGCGACGGCGACCCGGCACGATATCGCGGGCTCGGCTGTCGAAAAGCGGTCGCGAACGTCGACGGTCCGATCGCGAAGGCCATCCTCGGCCAAATGCTGCCCGATCAGATCTCACTGGATACGCTGCTGATCGACCTCGACGGAACGCCCAACAAGTCGAAACTGGGTGCCAATGCGATCCTGGCGGTTTCGCTGGCATTCGCGCGGGCGTGTGCGGCCGAGCGGAAGGTGCCGCTCTACCAGCACTTTGCCGACATGATCGGCCAGCCGCTGCGAACGCTGCCGAGGCCGACGATCAACCTCTTCTCCGGCGGCAAACACGCCGGCGGGCAGATGCCGATCCAGGACATCCTGCTCGTGCCGACGGCGGCGACGATCGACCAGTGCCTGGCCGACACGTTCGCGGTCTTTTACGCTGCTGCGGACCTGACGTCGTCGCGATATCAGACCCGCCCCCTGCGGGCGGATGAAGGCGGACTCGCCCCGCCGTTCGCATCGATCGACGATGCGCTGACGGACGCGGTCGAGTCGATCCGCCGGGCGAAGCTGGAGCCGGGGAAGGATGTCGGCATCGCGCTGGACGTGGCGTCGAGCCATTTCTTTGATCACGGTTTTTACAACGTCGGCGTGGCGGACCCGAGAACACCGCAGGGCGCGGGGGCACACGGCGGTGTGCCCGCGGCCCAGCCGGTCGACAGCCTTGGCATGATCGAGATCGTCCGCGCATGGGTGCGGAAGTTCCCCATCGTGAGCGTTGAAGACGCATTGGCGGAGGAAGACTGGGGCCATTGGCCGGCGCTGAAAGACGCGATCGGCAAATCGTCGCTCGTGCTCGGCGACGACTTTCTCTGCACCAATCCCAGGCGCATTCGCATGGCGACCGACGGCGGATGCTGCTCGGCCTTGCTGCTGAAGGTGAACCAGATCGGCACCCTCACCGAAGCCGCCGAGGCCCGCCGATTGGCGAAAGACGCCGGCTGGATGGTGACCGTCTCGGCCCGTTCCGGCGAGACCGAAGACAACTGGCTCGCCGACCTCGCCGTCGCGTGGGGAGACCAGATCAAGATCGGGTCGATCACGC
- a CDS encoding 6-pyruvoyl trahydropterin synthase family protein, whose translation MRLQRDVMPFQIASVRKFCAAHALKLYDGSMEPVHGHNWRVQVRVSADKLDAIGVVMDFHELEHLIDQLVVPWHNRHLNECPPFTTELNPTAENVAFHIGRSLKLPSGVTLLSVEVWETDENSALFEL comes from the coding sequence ATGCGACTCCAACGTGACGTCATGCCCTTCCAGATCGCCTCCGTCCGCAAGTTCTGCGCCGCCCACGCCCTCAAGCTTTACGACGGCTCGATGGAGCCCGTCCACGGTCACAACTGGCGCGTGCAGGTCCGCGTGTCGGCCGACAAACTCGACGCGATCGGCGTCGTGATGGACTTTCACGAACTCGAACACCTGATCGACCAGCTCGTCGTCCCGTGGCACAACCGGCACCTCAACGAGTGCCCGCCGTTCACGACCGAGCTCAACCCGACCGCGGAAAACGTGGCGTTCCACATCGGCCGATCGCTCAAGCTGCCATCAGGCGTGACGCTGCTGTCGGTCGAAGTGTGGGAGACGGATGAGAACTCGGCGCTCTTCGAGCTTTGA
- a CDS encoding NAD-dependent epimerase/dehydratase family protein has protein sequence MSQSFTLHSQPFPPGSADRLSVLVTGSAGNIGRAFCEHGTSTYALRLMIRPGKRDELGPKHAALGEVVEADLSDLPRLKDACRGIDTVIHLAGDPSPNATWDSLLPANIVGTYNVMAAAKSAGVRLVIYASSIHAVGGFGPTRQSHTAEPPNPGDLYGVSKCFGEALGRYLAEQEGMSVIALRIGAFQPASALENKDAANIADSWISPRDMNQMLDRCIAARHVRWGVFNVLSNNAFNRLDISDAREILGYAPVDDAFTIVPGLAAYDFAGKLMKHDLTDGFAKSGMRQDV, from the coding sequence ATGTCGCAGTCTTTCACGCTCCATTCCCAACCGTTTCCCCCTGGCTCTGCCGACCGCCTGTCCGTGCTGGTGACCGGCTCAGCCGGCAACATCGGTCGGGCGTTCTGCGAGCACGGCACGTCGACGTACGCCCTGCGGCTGATGATTCGGCCGGGCAAGCGCGACGAACTCGGCCCGAAGCACGCCGCGTTGGGCGAGGTGGTCGAGGCCGATCTGAGCGACCTGCCGCGACTGAAGGACGCCTGCCGGGGCATCGATACGGTGATCCATCTCGCCGGCGACCCGAGCCCCAACGCGACCTGGGACAGCCTGCTGCCGGCGAACATCGTCGGCACGTACAACGTGATGGCGGCGGCGAAGTCGGCGGGCGTTCGGCTGGTGATTTACGCATCGAGCATTCATGCGGTCGGTGGGTTCGGACCGACCCGGCAATCCCACACCGCCGAGCCGCCAAACCCCGGCGATCTGTATGGCGTCAGCAAGTGTTTCGGCGAAGCGCTCGGCCGGTACCTGGCTGAGCAGGAAGGGATGTCGGTGATCGCGCTGCGGATCGGCGCGTTCCAGCCGGCGAGCGCTCTGGAGAACAAAGACGCCGCGAATATCGCCGACAGTTGGATCAGCCCGCGCGACATGAACCAGATGCTCGACCGATGCATCGCGGCGAGGCACGTTCGCTGGGGCGTGTTCAATGTGCTGAGCAACAACGCGTTCAACCGGCTCGACATCAGCGACGCCCGGGAGATCCTGGGCTACGCGCCGGTGGACGATGCGTTCACGATCGTTCCGGGTCTGGCGGCGTACGACTTTGCCGGCAAGCTGATGAAGCACGATCTGACGGACGGGTTCGCGAAGTCTGGCATGAGGCAGGATGTGTGA
- a CDS encoding GNAT family N-acetyltransferase: MNMETNRLVLRPSLPVNLLALMESEERYAKVSGLRAAEGLRDFFVSEDVSQSYVDQLRESDGADPWQYGFAIILRDSNEAIGSVGFKGPPDANGTVEIAYGIVPVHQGQGYAGEAAEAAIGFAFANPKVRVIRAHTMPEHNASTSILAKCGFTQIGEIVDPEDGLVWRWERRRA, from the coding sequence ATGAACATGGAAACGAACAGGCTCGTGCTGCGGCCGAGCCTTCCGGTCAACCTGCTGGCGCTGATGGAGAGCGAAGAGCGATACGCCAAGGTCTCGGGCCTGCGGGCTGCCGAGGGCCTGCGCGACTTCTTCGTCTCGGAGGATGTTTCGCAATCGTACGTGGATCAGTTGCGGGAATCGGACGGGGCCGACCCGTGGCAGTACGGGTTTGCGATCATCCTGCGTGACTCGAACGAGGCGATCGGCAGCGTGGGGTTCAAGGGCCCGCCGGATGCGAATGGCACGGTCGAGATCGCTTACGGCATCGTGCCGGTTCACCAGGGTCAGGGCTACGCCGGCGAGGCCGCCGAGGCGGCGATTGGTTTCGCGTTCGCCAACCCCAAGGTGCGGGTGATCCGGGCCCACACGATGCCCGAGCACAACGCCTCGACCAGCATCCTGGCCAAGTGCGGCTTCACGCAGATCGGGGAGATCGTCGATCCCGAGGACGGCCTGGTGTGGCGGTGGGAGCGACGGCGGGCGTAG